GGAAGCGGCCTTCGCGGCGAAGAGTTTCAGCAGTCCGTGCCAACCGCCCTCGGTGTCCACACCGTCGTAAACCTTCTCGGCGGTGGCGCCGTGCCGCTCGAACGCGCGGTGCTCGATGGCGACTCGCGTGGTCCCGGGCCCCTCCGCGGTGAAAACGACCTCGATCTCGCTCGCGCGCGCCGGGTCCGGATCGATCTTCCAGTCCCCGTCGATGTGCCACGACAGAACCACTCGGCCGGGTGGCTCCCAGACGAGCACGTGACCCCACACGCACTCGGACCCGTCGGTGAGCCGCTCGTACCAGCGTCCCCCTTCCTTCGATTCGAGGACCACTTCGGCGAGCTCGCCCTCGCCCAGGTGGTGCTCCCTCGGCCACCAGCTGTCGAACCCCTCGGTGTAGACCTTGAACGCGTGCTCGCGCGAGCACGCGACGGTGATCGTCTTGCGGACCGGTTCCAGTGTCATGGCTCTTCGCTTCCTGAGACGGTTTCCTCGGCTTTCCTGGCGAACGAACTCAGCGCGTCCGACCACATCTCGTCGAGGTAGGCGCGCAGCGCGGCAATCCCTTCGGGGCGCAGCCGGTACAGCCGTTTCGTCCCGGCCGCCTGGTCGAGAACCAAGCCCGCCTCCTTGAGCACCTTCAGGTGCTGCGAGACCGCCGGACGACTGATCGGCAACGTCGCGGCCAGCTCCCCCACCGCACGCGGCCCTTCGCGGAGCGCTTCGAAGATCGCGCGCCGGGACGGGTCGGCCAGGGCGGAGAGCTGGTCGCTTCCGTAAGTCGCCACGAACGGTAAGTTACAGCTTACCAAGGACGGCGGTCAACGCCACGCATCGTTTCGCCGGTCAGACCACCAGACTGCGCAACAAACGGCGGGTTAAAGCAACGTTTCCCGGCTGAAGTCCCCGCTCGTTGGATCTAGCCTGAACGCATGACGACGCTCGCCGGTCGGGAGACCGCCAGCCCTGCCTCCGCCGACGGCTTCATCGAGCTCGACGAGCGATGGAGCACGCACAACTACCACCCGCTGCCCGTCGTGATCGCCGAGGCCGAGGGCGCGACGGTGACCGACGTCGAGGGCAAGAGCTACCTCGACTTCCTGTCCGGTTACTCCGCCTTGAACTTCGGCCACCGCCACCCCGCGCTGATCGCCGCGGCCGTGGAGCAGCTGGGCCGGGTCACGCTGACCTCGCGCGCGTTCCACCACGACCAGCTCGGGCTGTTCTGCCGCGAGCTCGCCGAGCTGACCGGCACCGAGATGGTGCTGCCGATGAACTCCGGCGCCGAGGCCGTGGAGTCGGCGGTGAAGGTGGCGCGCAAGTGGGCCCACCAGGTCAAGGGCGTGCCCGACGGCACGGCCGAGATCGTGGTCGCCGGCGCCAACTTCCACGGCCGCACCACCACGATCGTCTCGTTCTCCACCGACGACACCGCGCGCGCCGGCTTCGGGCCGTT
The sequence above is a segment of the Amycolatopsis sp. 2-15 genome. Coding sequences within it:
- a CDS encoding ArsR/SmtB family transcription factor; translated protein: MATYGSDQLSALADPSRRAIFEALREGPRAVGELAATLPISRPAVSQHLKVLKEAGLVLDQAAGTKRLYRLRPEGIAALRAYLDEMWSDALSSFARKAEETVSGSEEP
- a CDS encoding SRPBCC family protein codes for the protein MTLEPVRKTITVACSREHAFKVYTEGFDSWWPREHHLGEGELAEVVLESKEGGRWYERLTDGSECVWGHVLVWEPPGRVVLSWHIDGDWKIDPDPARASEIEVVFTAEGPGTTRVAIEHRAFERHGATAEKVYDGVDTEGGWHGLLKLFAAKAAS